A window of Roseburia hominis A2-183 genomic DNA:
AAGCTCCTTCGGAGAAAACGGCTTCACCACATAATCGTCAATTCCAAGTTCAAATCCGTGAATCTTATCATACTCTTCTCCGCGTGCCGACAGCATGATCACCGGAATGTTTTTGGTCTTGCGGATCTCCCGGCAGGTTGAAAAGCCGTCCAGCTCCGGCATCATAATATCGAGAATAATCACGTCAAAATCCTGCTCTCTGCAGAGCTTTACCGCCTCCATGCCGTCTTTTGCCTCGGTAATGTCGTACCCATCGAACTCTCCGTATTTTCTTATAATCGCCCTGATTTTTTCTTCGTCATCTACTACCAGTATTCTTCTCATAACGCAGATACCTCCCTGTTTTTGACATCATATCGTCGCAATGTGACGTTCCTGTGAATGCCATCTGATGATTCGGAGAATCTTTTATAAAAACTGTTCCCTTGCCTTGCGCAGCTGGGACTGGAACCACAGAAATGCCGCCAGGAAGATTAAAAGTTCAACCACGTTAAATGCACCGAGCGATACCACTTTATCATTGATAATTCCAAGGACACCCACAGCGATAATCAATGCGCCGAACACTGCCTCTTTCCAGTAAATAAACGCTATGAACTCCTTCGTTTTTCTGCATCTGGCAATCTCCTCCGCCGTGATGACCGCCGAGCTGATCTTCCCGGTCTTTTTCATCTTAAGTGCTGCTGCGATCATATATACCCCGAAAATGGCGATGACCACATCAAATATCAGCATTACGTCCATTCTTGTATCCTCTCATTCCAGTCGACTGATTCGACATATTTTTTTACATTATCTATCTTCTTCTTACAAAATTCAATATATTCATTGAACTATTTTTCTTGTTAGTGTAAAATAGAAGCGAATATAATTATGATGACAGAGGAGATGCATTATGATGTTAAATGGCATTAAGATTCTCATTGGCGACGACTCCATACTTGCAAGAAAGCAGTTAAAGGATATTGTTTCCACATATGGTACTCCGGTGTTTCTGGAAGCTTCCAATGGACAGGACGCCATCGACCTCTACAAAAAAGAGTCACCTGAATTGGTTTTCCTTGATATTGTCATGCCTGTAAAGGACGGCATTGCTGCCATTACCGAGATCAAGGCATATGATAAGGATGCTGATATTATTGTCGTTTCATCCGTCGGTACTCAGACACAGTTAAAAGCTGCCATTGAAGCCGGGGCTAACGATTTTATCCAGAAGCCGCTGAATGCAGAACAGATTCATCACATTATTTCTTCAAGATTTGAAGGGAGATAAGCTATGTACGCTCAGTTTTTCGGAAATTACTTATTATCACACGGTGTCGTTACCAGGGAGCAGCTGTTAGAAACCATGCATCGGAAGTCTTCAACCAAGATCAAACTTGGCACTCTTGCCATTCATGCCGGATATATGACCGCAAACGAGGTAGACCGTATCGTCATTCTTCAGACACACGAGGACAAGCGTTTTGGTGAACTCGCCATTCATGAGGGATATCTCACAGAGGCGGAAGTGACTAAGCTTCTCGCAGAGCAGAAGCCGGATTTTCTTCTTCTCGGACAGGCACTTGTGGACGAAGGACTCATCAATAATCAGCAGCTGCAGGAGTTGATCATTGATTATCAGTCAGAGAACGAACTGGACGATTACAGTTACTCCGAGGAAGATCAGGATGCCATCCGCCATATGATCGAGAACTTTTTCATTCTCGCTGAGCGTCCGCTCTCAAAGTATGAAATCTCTTTTTTCCAGCTTTTGTTCAATAATCTCTATCGGTTTATCGGAGATGATTTCACACTGGTTTCTCCGAGCAGTTGCAAGGAATACCCGACCAACTACTGCGTATCACAGAAAGTAAGCGGATCGTTTTCCATCCGGACTTATCTCGATATTCCAGAGAATACATGTATTGCTTTTGCATCCAAGTATGTCAACGAAAACTTTACAGAATTTGATGAGTATGTGCGTTCTTCTGTAGAAGATTTTATCAATCTGCACAACGGTCTGTTCTGTGTCAATATGTCAAACGAGTTCTCCATGAATCTGTCACTGGAGGCTCCGGTTGTAGAAGAAAAAGATCTGCTTACCTTTGAGCATGAGACTTATCTTCTGCCGGTTTTATTCCCGTTTGGAACGCTTCACTTCATCTTTGAAATCTGTTCCGAAAAATAAGTTTATCAAAAAAGATTTATCAAAAAAAGCTGCACGCGCGGGGCGTGCAGCTTTTTTATGTCTTTCACATTTTTATTCTTAGATTTTCAGGAAATTCTTTACTACCTGCGGCATCTCATCCACTTCACACACGGTATCGTGAAGCACCTTCGCATTGCGGATCTCCTCAATCGCCTGCGGAACGGCTACGTTCGCAATCCGGCTCAGCTCATCCACCAGTTCAAAATCGGACATGCTGTCGTACTTGTGGTCAATGGCATCCATCACACTTCTTGTAAACTTAAACGGGCTTGCCGTGGACGCAATCACGGTCTTGGTGTCTACATCACCGGTATCCTTTTTGTATTTTCCATATACACCGGCAGCAACCGCTGTATGTGTATCGATCACGTAGCCTGTCTTCTCATAAAGTGCGCGGATGACCTCTGCCGTCTCCGCCTCGCTTGTGTAATTGCCATAGAAATCCTTAAGCTGTGCTCTCATCTCCGGCGTGATCTCGTATTTTCCGGTGGTCGTCAGTTCTCTCATCAGCGCGGCATTCTTCTCGGCGTCGTTTCCCGCAATGCGGTAAATCAGACGCTCCAGATTGCTGGAGATCAGAATGTCCATCGACGGTGAGCTTGTCAGCATAAACTCACGGTTCTTGTCATATGTGCCTGTGGAGAAGAAATCATATAAAACTTTGTTCTCGTTGGACGCACAAATCAGCTTGGCAATCGGTATTCCCATATTTTTCGCATAAAATGCAGCCAGAATATTGCCGAAGTTGCCGGTAGGAACAACGACATTCACCGGCTCATCCTTTGCGATCACGCCATTCGCATAGAGCTTCGCGTAGGCGTAGACATAATACACAATCTGCGGTACAAGTCTTCCGATATTGATGGAATTCGCGGAGGAAAACTGATATCCGGCAGCGTCCATCTCTTTTGCCAGCGCCGCATCCGAGAACATCTTCTTCACGCCAGTCTGCGCCTGGTCAAAGTTCCCGTGAATGCCGACAACAAACGTATTGTCACCCTTCTGGGTCACCATCTGCTTCTCCTGGATCGGGC
This region includes:
- a CDS encoding response regulator; its protein translation is MMLNGIKILIGDDSILARKQLKDIVSTYGTPVFLEASNGQDAIDLYKKESPELVFLDIVMPVKDGIAAITEIKAYDKDADIIVVSSVGTQTQLKAAIEAGANDFIQKPLNAEQIHHIISSRFEGR
- the thrC gene encoding threonine synthase, which produces MELVYASTRDAQERVTASQAILRGLANDGGLFVPTQIPALDVPMEELGKMSYQETAYEVMKRFLTDFTEEELKHCINSAYDSKFDTEEIAPLVEADGAYYLELFHGSTIAFKDMALSILPYLLTTAAKKNHVKNEIVILTATSGDTGKAALAGFSDVPGTKIIVFYPKNGVSPIQEKQMVTQKGDNTFVVGIHGNFDQAQTGVKKMFSDAALAKEMDAAGYQFSSANSINIGRLVPQIVYYVYAYAKLYANGVIAKDEPVNVVVPTGNFGNILAAFYAKNMGIPIAKLICASNENKVLYDFFSTGTYDKNREFMLTSSPSMDILISSNLERLIYRIAGNDAEKNAALMRELTTTGKYEITPEMRAQLKDFYGNYTSEAETAEVIRALYEKTGYVIDTHTAVAAGVYGKYKKDTGDVDTKTVIASTASPFKFTRSVMDAIDHKYDSMSDFELVDELSRIANVAVPQAIEEIRNAKVLHDTVCEVDEMPQVVKNFLKI